A stretch of [Clostridium] innocuum DNA encodes these proteins:
- the yaaA gene encoding S4 domain-containing protein YaaA, with translation MDIKITGEYITLGQLLKMTDFIQSGGEAKFAVKSLKINVNGEQENRRGRKLYAGDVIDIEGSVFSLS, from the coding sequence ATGGATATAAAGATAACCGGTGAATACATAACATTAGGTCAGCTGCTTAAAATGACGGATTTTATCCAGAGCGGCGGTGAAGCAAAATTTGCGGTAAAATCCCTGAAAATCAACGTGAACGGGGAACAGGAAAACCGCAGAGGACGCAAGCTGTATGCAGGTGATGTCATTGACATTGAGGGCAGCGTATTTTCTTTGTCATGA